GCAGAGAACAGCATCTCATCGGCTTTCGGGTCATCCATATCGGCGACCACGGCGGTACCGCCGGAAAGCTCGAGCGCAGTTTCAAACGATTCCGCCAGACGCTGTGCCAGATCCTCGCGCACTTTAAAGCGGTCAACGACCACTTCAATGGTGTGCTTTTTCTGCAATTCTAATTTCGGCGGATCGGAAAGATCACACACTTCGCCGTCGATACGTGCACGGATATAGCCCTGCGACGCCAGGTTTTCCAGCGTCTTGGTGTGCTCGCCTTTGCGGTCTTTAACAATGGTCGCCAGCAGCATCAGGCGCTGGCCTTCCGGCTGCGCGAGGACGTTATCCACCATCTGACTGACGGTCTGGGCTGACAGCGGAATATTATGATCCGGGCAGCGCGGCTCGCCCACGCGGGCAAACAGCAGACGCAGGTAGTCGTGGATTTCGGTGATCGTCCCGACGGTTGAACGCGGGTTGTGTGACGTTGATTTTTGCTCAATCGAAATCGCCGGAGACAGACCTTCAATATGGTCGACGTCCGGTTTTTCCATTAAGGATAAAAATTGGCGTGCATAGGCAGACAGCGACTCGACGTAGCGGCGCTGGCCTTCGGCGTACAGCGTATCGAACGCCAGAGAGGACTTGCCTGAACCGGATAAGCCGGTGACAACAATCAGTTTGTCGCGCGGAATAATCAGGTTGATATTCTTGAGATTATGGGTGCGTGCGCCCCGAACTTCGATCTTATCCATTCATCATTCCCGGATTAACTTGATAGCTCACCGTGCCGGTAACCGCCGTGAAAACCTGTTTCGCGCCAGCCATCGAATCGGGCACAGAGAAGAACGTAACGCGCAATTATGACACAAATCACAATCTGTGCCACCCCAAAACCTGAATGTATATCCAGTACTCGATGTAACGATGGAATGTTTGCTGAACAATCTGGAAAGAATGCCGCATCCTCAGACATCCATGGTACGAAGGTATCGTTTTATGGTTATAATGCTGCAAAGTGTGACCTTCCACACCTCGGATTGTGGTTTCAACCACGACATACATCATCAGGAGAATCCACATGGCCAGCAGAGGCGTAAACAAAGTTATTCTCGTCGGTAATCTGGGACAAGACCCGGAAGTCCGCTACATGCCTAACGGCGGCGCGGTTGCCAACATCACTCTGGCAACGTCTGAAAGCTGGCGTGACAAAGCCACCGGCGAGCAGAAAGAAAAAACGGAATGGCACCGTGTGGTGTTGTTCGGCAAATTAGCGGAAGTCGCAGGCGAATACCTGAAGAAAGGTTCTCAGGTCTACATCGAAGGCGCACTGCAAACCCGTAAATGGACCGATCAGGCTGGCGTTGAAAAATACACCACCGAAGTCGTCGTTAACGTGGGCGGCACCATGCAGATGCTCGGCGGCCGTGCCGGCGGCGGCGCACCAGCAGGTGGCGGTCAGCCATCCGCAGGCGGCCAGCAAGGCGGTTGGGGTCAGCCTCAGCAGCCACAAGGCGGCAACCAGTTCAGCGGCGGCCAGCAGGCTCGTCCGGCTGCGCAAAACAACGCGCCAGCACAGAACAACGAACCACCAATGGATTTCGACGACGATATCCCGTTCTGATTGTTTGCCTTCGGGCATCAACGTTCAGAACAACAAAAAGCCCCGAAAGGGGCTTTTTGCTATCCGGTATTCAGGGATCTCTGATACCTCACACTTTCCCAACAGCTCCAAACACTAATCTGCCCTGATGGAATGTCGCTTTCACCTCCGACACCCGCGCGACCGCTTCGGCGGAGCAGCTGGCGTCGACCAGGATCATTTCGGCGTTATCGTTCACCGCAGGCCACTGGCGTTTGCCGCTGTCGTCGAGCGGCAGGACGTTGCCGGTGGCGATAGCGAGGGAGCGCGTCAGGCCAAATTCGTCGGAGTTGCCGTAGAGCTGGGCGTAGAGGCTGGCTTTTTCCAGCATGCTGCCGGTACCGAACGGCGACCAGTGGTCGATTACACTGTCGGTGCCGGTCATAACAAATACGCCATTCTGGCTGAGCTGCGGCAGCGGCATGTTCAGTTTACCGAGCGGAATGGTGGAGGCGACGGTGAACTGCTGTTCGGCAAGCCCGTTGATTACCTCGTCGAGTTCTGCGCCCTGCATCATCGCCAGTGCGAAACCGTGGCTGAGCGTCACTTTGCCTTTCAGCTGCGGGTTTTTCTCCACCGTCTGAATCATGTATTTCACTGCCGCAATCCCTGCTGGCGTGGTTTCATGCAGATGAATATCCACGCCCTTGTTGGTATCGAGCGCAATCTGGAACATCGCGTCGAGGGATTTTTCCATCGCGCCGTCCACGTTGGTCGGATCCAGCCCGCCGACGTACTGCACGCCCATTTGCATCGCTTCGCGCATCAGGCCATCGACTTTTGAATGCAGTAAACCGTGCTGCGGGAACGCCACGATTTCACAACTGAAATCCTGTTGATGTTTTTCCAGCGCTATCTTCAGATGTTCAAGGCTTTTCAGGCCGCTGACCGGGTCGATATTGCAGTGGCTGCGCGCAACAGTCGTGCCTTTGGAATGCAGCAGGCCAATGATTGCTTCAGCGTGTTCCACCGATGTCGGTAACAGTTGGGGGATCAGCACCTGTTCGCGGGCAATCATGTCCATGATGGTTTTGCCTTTACGCGGGCGGGGTGCTTGCCATTTGCCGCCGTAGAAGGTCTTGTCGA
The Rahnella variigena genome window above contains:
- a CDS encoding single-stranded DNA-binding protein, whose product is MASRGVNKVILVGNLGQDPEVRYMPNGGAVANITLATSESWRDKATGEQKEKTEWHRVVLFGKLAEVAGEYLKKGSQVYIEGALQTRKWTDQAGVEKYTTEVVVNVGGTMQMLGGRAGGGAPAGGGQPSAGGQQGGWGQPQQPQGGNQFSGGQQARPAAQNNAPAQNNEPPMDFDDDIPF
- a CDS encoding amidohydrolase family protein is translated as MIKEFDVQNPQQQSRRNFLSHSAKITATGALLTAGMSSGIASAAPFKAGALDEKCDDVIQINAISAPHYQLRNVRLEEGFEREGDIVVATQTGLYNLEINNGKIVAIQPAKDAPASTLPAFDARGLLLLPATRDMHIHLDKTFYGGKWQAPRPRKGKTIMDMIAREQVLIPQLLPTSVEHAEAIIGLLHSKGTTVARSHCNIDPVSGLKSLEHLKIALEKHQQDFSCEIVAFPQHGLLHSKVDGLMREAMQMGVQYVGGLDPTNVDGAMEKSLDAMFQIALDTNKGVDIHLHETTPAGIAAVKYMIQTVEKNPQLKGKVTLSHGFALAMMQGAELDEVINGLAEQQFTVASTIPLGKLNMPLPQLSQNGVFVMTGTDSVIDHWSPFGTGSMLEKASLYAQLYGNSDEFGLTRSLAIATGNVLPLDDSGKRQWPAVNDNAEMILVDASCSAEAVARVSEVKATFHQGRLVFGAVGKV